One part of the Paenibacillus silvisoli genome encodes these proteins:
- a CDS encoding DUF402 domain-containing protein: MKRKFSDRANWRRILRRSYTCLAMDADEFKGLVTFYRIHELREPLWKEYNGRKLCLADRGYLWMQHFPRGEHFVVTTMFDDKNRVVQWYIDICKTQGLTDQQVPWFDDLYLDVVVLPSGEVFLLDEDELEEAVSQGTVTNKDAALARKTAGRLLSTIRNGRFRYFTLSLKHRKALAQNGELSES; this comes from the coding sequence ATGAAACGAAAATTTTCAGACCGAGCCAATTGGCGCCGTATCCTGCGTAGAAGCTACACGTGCCTCGCGATGGACGCAGACGAGTTCAAAGGACTCGTGACGTTCTATCGGATCCACGAATTGCGCGAACCGCTTTGGAAAGAATACAACGGGCGGAAATTATGCCTGGCTGACCGCGGATATTTGTGGATGCAGCATTTTCCGCGTGGCGAGCATTTCGTCGTGACGACCATGTTTGACGATAAGAACCGGGTCGTTCAATGGTATATCGATATTTGCAAAACGCAAGGACTGACGGACCAGCAGGTGCCTTGGTTCGATGATCTGTATCTCGATGTCGTCGTGCTGCCGAGCGGAGAAGTGTTTCTGCTGGATGAGGATGAACTGGAAGAAGCGGTTAGTCAAGGAACGGTAACGAATAAGGATGCCGCGCTCGCGCGCAAGACGGCCGGCCGGCTCTTATCGACCATTCGCAACGGGCGGTTCCGCTATTTCACGCTTAGCTTGAAGCACCGGAAGGCATTGGCCCAAAACGGGGAATTAAGCGAATCATGA
- a CDS encoding YdcF family protein, with amino-acid sequence MKQAVISKGPKKRRVRKRFGKLILLLRICAWAAAIGAFWSAYLLWTINNYKMPDPIPKADAAIILGAALWSDQPSPGLRERLDFGLQLYKQGNVKYFILSGGHDHNGSTLSEAEGMRNYLTAKGVPADRLVLEQDSRSTYENLLFSRPLAIKQGWKNVVLVTHDFHATRAADIAKYLKYPADTKALGTKSQVLSAAKNQTREVLAFTKWKLDELLLRMGIQTPNSF; translated from the coding sequence ATGAAGCAAGCCGTCATTTCGAAAGGACCCAAAAAGCGCAGAGTCCGCAAGCGATTCGGCAAACTCATCCTCTTGCTGCGGATCTGCGCCTGGGCGGCGGCCATAGGCGCGTTTTGGAGCGCGTATCTGCTTTGGACCATCAACAACTACAAGATGCCCGATCCGATCCCCAAGGCGGATGCGGCGATCATTCTCGGCGCGGCGCTTTGGTCCGATCAGCCAAGCCCGGGTCTGCGCGAGCGGCTCGATTTCGGGCTTCAATTGTACAAGCAGGGGAACGTGAAGTATTTTATTCTATCCGGCGGACATGATCATAATGGATCGACGCTCTCGGAAGCCGAAGGGATGCGCAACTACTTGACGGCCAAGGGAGTTCCGGCAGATCGGCTCGTGCTGGAGCAAGACTCCAGAAGCACGTACGAAAATTTGCTGTTCAGCCGGCCGCTCGCGATTAAGCAAGGCTGGAAGAACGTAGTCCTGGTCACGCATGACTTTCATGCGACGCGCGCCGCGGATATCGCGAAATATTTGAAGTATCCGGCGGATACGAAAGCGCTCGGCACGAAGTCGCAGGTGCTGTCCGCGGCCAAGAACCAAACGCGAGAGGTGCTGGCTTTTACGAAATGGAAGCTCGACGAGCTGCTGCTCCGAATGGGGATCCAAACGCCGAATTCGTTCTGA
- a CDS encoding AAA family ATPase, translating to MKQMDERVVSTGGNGSGRPSRQINVVLRSSENYASASSSAQALESEAVPIARPLPPNDPYLEIGRELEGMVGLENVKLLIYEIYALLQISRMRSDAGLSGGSHVYHMIFTGNPGTGKTTIARIVAKLFNKMGVLSKGHMIEVERADLVGEYIGHTAQKTRDLVRKALGGVLFVDEAYSLARGGEKDFGKEAIDTLVKAMEDHRNQFVLILAGYPLEIEHFLLTNPGLPSRFPIQIDFPDYSIDQLIQIAELMAKERDYTLMPQSIFKLRQHLMQEKTMTMFAFSNARYVRNVIEKAFRHQAVRLLNQYPTGSPGKQELMAVRPEDLKWEK from the coding sequence ATGAAGCAGATGGACGAACGAGTCGTATCGACAGGAGGTAACGGCAGCGGCAGACCTTCGCGGCAGATCAACGTGGTGCTCCGGAGCAGCGAGAATTACGCGTCCGCAAGCAGCTCGGCGCAAGCACTGGAAAGCGAAGCGGTACCGATCGCGAGGCCATTGCCGCCGAATGACCCCTATCTTGAAATCGGGCGCGAGCTCGAGGGGATGGTTGGTCTCGAGAACGTGAAGCTGTTGATTTACGAAATCTATGCGCTGCTGCAAATTAGCCGGATGCGTTCGGATGCGGGGCTTTCCGGCGGCTCGCATGTGTATCATATGATTTTTACGGGGAACCCGGGCACGGGCAAAACGACGATCGCGCGCATCGTCGCCAAGCTGTTCAATAAGATGGGCGTGCTCTCGAAAGGCCATATGATTGAGGTCGAGCGCGCTGATCTCGTCGGCGAATATATCGGACATACGGCGCAGAAGACGCGTGATCTGGTCCGCAAGGCGCTTGGCGGCGTTCTGTTTGTGGACGAAGCGTACAGCCTCGCCCGCGGCGGCGAGAAGGATTTCGGCAAAGAGGCCATCGACACGCTGGTCAAGGCGATGGAGGACCACCGGAATCAGTTCGTGCTTATTTTGGCGGGGTATCCGCTTGAAATCGAGCATTTTTTGCTTACGAATCCCGGGCTGCCTTCACGATTTCCGATCCAAATCGATTTTCCGGACTATTCCATTGACCAGCTGATTCAGATTGCCGAGCTGATGGCCAAGGAACGCGATTACACGCTGATGCCCCAGTCGATCTTCAAGCTGCGCCAGCATTTGATGCAGGAGAAGACGATGACGATGTTTGCGTTCAGCAACGCGCGCTATGTGCGCAACGTGATCGAGAAGGCGTTCCGGCATCAGGCGGTGCGGCTGTTGAATCAATATCCGACCGGTTCGCCGGGGAAGCAGGAATTGATGGCGGTACGGCCGGAAGATTTGAAATGGGAGAAGTGA